In Desulfatiglans sp., the genomic stretch CTATTCAAAGGATGCCATCAAGAAGATGGCGGTGCTTTTTACCGATATAGTGGGGTCATCGGAATATTTTAAGAAAAACGGCGACATAGAAGGTAGAAAGATGCTTAAAATCCATCAGGATCTTGCATCCCCTGCTGTCAGTGACTTTGGCGGCAAGGTAGTCAAGATGCTTGGTGATTCTGTTATGGCCTATTTTCTTAATCCTGAAGATGCACTCAAGTCAGCCATAAAGATACAGCAGAAATTCCAGACATATAATAATGAAAAAAAGGAAAAGGGTGAGATACATATAAGGCTGTGTGTTCACTATGGTGACGGGATCATCGATGAGGGCGACATATTTGGTGATGTCGTAAACATGGCTGCCAAATTCCTGCCCCTTGCCTCAGGTGATGAAATACTGATTTCAAGGGAACTCCATTCCACAATAAAAAATATCCCTCTTGTAAGATTTGAAGGCTTTGAGGTGCCAAAGACCAATAGTGCAATAAAGGATCTGAAGCTCTTCAAGGTTATATGGGACAGCCATATAGCGCTTGACCCTACAAAGAAGACGATTCTGCATTTAAGGCCGATATTTAACCTGGGAAGCCGCCGTTTTGATAATCTCTGGAACAAGCTGATAGCAGAAAAGAGCAGGTTCTGGTCGGTTGTAACTATCGAAAAGGAGCAGATCAACAGTGATCGTTCAATAAGCCTTATTGTAAAAAAGACCTCCCTTGCATATGAGATTGCAAGACACATTACCGGCTATCTTCAGACAAATATGGGTGATGAGGCAAACATGTGCCTCCCCTTACAGATAATCCTGGACAGTGGCGCCTATATCATTGCAGGCAGAATATCCCTGAATAATCTCAAGACTAACCTTAACCAGCTTGAGCCAGGTGAAATATATACAACCGAGAATGCATTTAAGATGATGATCAATGAAGGTATTCATAATATAAGCTTGAACAGCGGAAAAGGGTCTAACGGCTCTTTCCTTGTTTTGTCCCAGGACAAAGAGAGCCACCAGGAAGGCACAACAATGTTCAGGTATCAGCAGGCCCTTGTAAATGGCGATTTTACCCCATGTTTTTATTGCGGGAGCCAGTCCCATGAAACAAAAGCCTGTCCCTCAAAAATGATTACAGAGTTGTCAGGATATATTGAGAAACTGGGGTATATGCCTCTGAACAGTATAAACAGCCTGTTTCTAAATTATCTCCAGGCCAACCCCGCCATATTAAACAATATTGAATCGATGAATAAAAATGATCCCATATATATGGCCCATAATGCCTTTTATGAACTCAAGGGCGTTTTCCAGCTGAGACTTTTAAGGACCATATGGAATACAAAGGAAGATAACTGGAACCGGATAAAGGTCAGCCAGGAAGATAATGACAGGGGAGGGCTGCTCTGGTTAGGGTTTGACTGCCTCAGGGTATCAAATCACACCCAGGTTGAATCCATTATTGAGAGTGAGATAAAGAAAAAAAGCACTGACTACAAGCTGTACTGTATTGCAGGGCTCATGTATATCGAAAACAATCAGTTGAAGAATGCCTCACTGATACTGAAAAAGGCGCTTGAGACGGCTGTAAGGATCCCTGAAAAGATATTTGTTCATTTTCTCATGTACAGGATATCCACCCTGTCAAGGGAATACAATAAGGCCAGGGAGTCATTAAGAAAGATACTGAAGCTTTCTCCTCACTGTACAGAGGCGACATATTTTGAGATCCTTTCAAAGTTCCATAGCGGCAACATTAATTCTGCTGTCGAACAATTGATAAAACTGATCAGGAAAAACAGGGATTATTATATCTATGCACTGATTGATCCTGAACTCGCAAATTACCAGAGAGAAATTGCCTCCAGTGTTGATTATCTTCTTATAGAAGCAAAGGAAAAGGCTGAAAAATTTTTGCCGATTGCAAAGGATGAGCTGACAGGACTTGAAAAAATCATTGGCAAAGAGGCTGAAGAAATAATAGAGGCAAATACTCATATCGCCAAGATAGCACAGCTTATGAGTACAAACAGCTTTTTCGGGTATCTTGATGTGATCCATTATGAAGAGGATATCCTTAACTTAGGCAACAGGATTGTTAAAGGCCGTGAGATCAAACTTTCAAAAATAGAGGAAGAAATTGACCAGTTGATGCAGAGGTGTAAAAAATATCTCGAATTACTTCCCTATGATTTTATGGTCAGACCTGTAGCAGGCAGGTTGAGAAGCATGGAGTACAATATTGAGATTGTGCATGAAAAAATGAAGCATCAGGCAGCAAGGGAATTTCATGATACGCTGGATAAGCTGAAAGGCTATTCCGTTGAACTGATAGCGCTGGAGAATAAACTAAGGAGAATGGATGCGTTTGCCCAGTTCCTGGGGTTTCTTGTTAAATTTTTTAAAAAGAATCTGGTATTCCAGTCCGCCAACCTAATTATATCACTCCTGCTTCTGCCCATAATGGTGCATTACCTTAACTTTATAATACCAGACCTTAATCTCTCAACAACCGGGATATGGCATTACCAGAAAGTGATCATTATCCTTGGAGGCATTACTGGCATAATCTTATCCAGTCTTACTTCCCAGAAAGGAAGTCATAAACATTAGTCGCATAACAGGGGTCGGGTCAGGCGAGTTTAAGAAAAACTGTCACAAGGCCAAGATATATAAGCAGGCTAAGGATATCATTGGTTGTTGTTACAAATGGGCCAGTTGCCAGGGCCGGGTCAATATTTATCCTTTTGAGCACCAGAGGAACTGCTGCGCCAATAAAGCCTGATATTATTATTATCATCATGAGGGAAACGGCTATCACAAGGCCCAGGCCAATGTTTCCGACCCAGAAATATACAACTATACCCAGCAATACCCCGCATATCAGGCCATTTGCCATCGCTACTTTCATCTCGACCCATAACCTTTTCCAGACATCCACCAGACTTATATCGCCTGTTGCAAGGCCCCTTACTGCTACTGTAGATGCCTGAGTGCCGGTATTTCCACCCATTGCCATGATAACAGGGAAAAAGAAGGCCAGTGCTATCAGTTTTTCAATCGAATGTTCAAACCGGTTGATCACAGCTGCTGCCAGCAGCCCTCCGAAAAGCCCTGCAATCAACCAGGGAAGCCTTGCCTTTGAGATCTTTATATATGAATCCTCTGTAATCTCCTGATGCATAACACCGGCCATAAGGGATATGTCTTCATCCGTCTCCTCTTCAAGAACATCAATAATGTCATCATGAGTAATGCGCCCTACAAGCCGGTTATATTCATCAACTACCGGTATGGCTACAAGGTCATATTTTTTAAAGAGCTGTGCTACCTCTTCCTGGTCACGGTTTACATCAACCGATATGATCTCGGTATTCATGATTTCACGTATCAATCTTTCAGAGGGTTCCAAGATCAGGTCCTTCATCGAAACAACACCGACAAGCTTCCCGAAATCATCCACCACCCAGAGATAATAAAGGTTTTCCACCTCCTCTCTTTTTGACTTTATTATTTCAATAGCCTCCCTGATGGTACAATGGTCTTTAACTGCAACATATTCAAGCGCCATGATGCCGCCAGCGCTATCTTCATCATAGGGTAAAAGTTTTTCAAGGTCATCAGAGACTGTGTCATCAAGGGTCTCTATAATGTCCTTTGCCCTTTCGGCTGGCAGGTCGCCTACCAGGTCTGCTGCATCATCCGAATCAAGTTCCTGAACAATCTCTGTAATGGCCTTGTTGTCAAGATCATGAATAATACTTTCCTGTATCGGGGCCTCTATCTCAATGAGCACCTCTCCGGCACCC encodes the following:
- the mgtE gene encoding magnesium transporter, with the protein product MQSNIIDEKLISEVKSSINDRNSKYLSKLIDNLRPADLADLIEHLKQEERIYLFEMLEPEGAGEVLIEIEAPIQESIIHDLDNKAITEIVQELDSDDAADLVGDLPAERAKDIIETLDDTVSDDLEKLLPYDEDSAGGIMALEYVAVKDHCTIREAIEIIKSKREEVENLYYLWVVDDFGKLVGVVSMKDLILEPSERLIREIMNTEIISVDVNRDQEEVAQLFKKYDLVAIPVVDEYNRLVGRITHDDIIDVLEEETDEDISLMAGVMHQEITEDSYIKISKARLPWLIAGLFGGLLAAAVINRFEHSIEKLIALAFFFPVIMAMGGNTGTQASTVAVRGLATGDISLVDVWKRLWVEMKVAMANGLICGVLLGIVVYFWVGNIGLGLVIAVSLMMIIIISGFIGAAVPLVLKRINIDPALATGPFVTTTNDILSLLIYLGLVTVFLKLA